The following proteins come from a genomic window of Anopheles ziemanni chromosome 3, idAnoZiCoDA_A2_x.2, whole genome shotgun sequence:
- the LOC131287029 gene encoding ribosome-binding protein 1, translated as MDLTTLAFVLIVVFFSFMSMLFISRFLPKGKSFEEMVKEKREMRERILGLTATATGTSSSSSKSTKESTNKKTKKTHPANQGGKGRGAKQQQQQQRVEVVERESDGNSSESQLEEEINPLTYGAKKRTGQATNLTVEYSETEAFSLSDNSSGNKKKDNKQHQQQGGKKNKQKSPGGILVNKTEPVLVKPLDSVPEMNHFAEIHPKDALEIARQQKHEEEAKTGKQQPKEQRHSGKHKKEHQPKMSPKNSTADDQQQQHVAAVVEVKKQTTFGETKATPAPAHKDKSSKKKKNELLTQELAAEAADATNVHSLVNILNKADLPRNDIQILIDFLLNKQQDTLAKDPSEWNDPSDPLQKLKKQLQEKELALAEEQKAATGLQAKLKELRQELNGEKMQTGAALKAYVEELNNKKQEVHHLTQELVNVKEKTASEKHTLSLQFQQLQAKYIQLSKEHAATQDHGSTIAQLNNDLQLLQQELMAKSQLLNEKLQSEEELMKKKTEYEILLHNSEELLRQRVQKLTAYENELHQLRLELGQKDELSKTCQQQSYENEQLKAELQAKQKQAVAAASAAAAAAVANSQADESNRVEIRNLQNALDSTKSKLEVYRTELVECKSLLTDYKQQANELKAREEQLQKQLDEQRQKNDNLRTKNWKLVEALQDAERRRGAVTASTATTTTAEAEQQQKLLASAEKPPVDVGKIVLEEQNRTKDLLVKLLQPTGVVPVLPVDATDFQSWLEATVGCIKERQEQLQQQKHHNNTTTTTTAAGSNGSSNTSGNAAVANNSNSDSSSRSSSSNIIANNNLNTNNNTVNNSLHENSNDAHDGEVLGGGGDANKNGAAESGSEDDQQAMALRNEQLQKTVDQYKTIIADTENMLKNLEAKVIEQDIHWRSVVQAKEKELTLLKSAGAVVQ; from the exons ATGGATCTGACTACATTGGCATTCGTCCTCATTGTGGTGTTCTTTTCCTTTATGTCGATGCTCTTCATCAGCCGCTTCCTACCGAAGGGCAAGTCCTTCGAGGAGATGGTAAAGGAGAAGCGTGAGATGCGCGAGCGCATCCTTGGCCTAACGGCGACGGCAACCGGCACtagtagcagcagtagcaaATCGACCAAGGAGAGCACGAacaagaagacgaagaaaacgCATCCAGCAAATCAGGGTGGGAAGGGTCGTGGGGcgaagcagcaacaacagcagcaacgcgTGGAAGTGGTTGAGCGCGAAAGTGATGGCAATTCGTCCGAGAGCCAGCTGGAAGAGGAAATTAATCCCCTGACGTACGGCGCAAAGAAGCGCACCGGACAAGCGACCAACTTGACGGTGGAATACTCCGAGACGGAAGCATTTTCGTTGAGCGATAACTCCAGTGGCAATAAG AAGAAGGACAAcaagcagcatcagcagcagggtGGAAAGAAGAACAAGCAGAAATCTCCCGGTGGCATACTGGTTAACAAAACCGAACCGGTGCTGGTGAAGCCGCTGGATTCCGTCCCGGAGATGAACCATTTTGCTGAGATTCATCCTAAGGATGCGCTGGAAATTGCCCGTCAGCAG AAACATGAAGAGGAAGCAAAGACTGGCAAACAACAGCCAAAGGAGCAGCGCCATTCGGGCAAGCACAAGAAGGAACATCAACCAAAAATGTCTCCGAAAAACAGTACCGCCGatgatcagcagcagcaacacgttGCGGCCGTGgttgaggtgaaaaagcaaactaCGTTTGGCGAAACTAAGGCCACCCCTGCCCCGGCGCATAAGGACAAGTcgagcaagaagaagaaaaacgagctGCTCACGCAGGAACTGGCGGCCGAGGCGGCCGATGCGACCAACGTGCACTCGCTGGTGAACATCCTCAACAAGGCGGACCTGCCGCGTAACGATATACAGATTCTGATCGACTTCCTGCTGAACAAGCAGCAGGACACGCTGGCCAAGGATCCGTCCGAGTGGAACGACCCGTCCGACCCGCTGCAGAAGCTGAAGAAGCAGCTGCAGGAAAAAGAGTTGGCGCTAGCCGAAGAGCAGAAGGCAGCCACCGGGCTGCAGGCAAAGCTGAAAGAGCTGCGCCAGGAGCTGAACGGGGAAAAGATGCAGACCGGGGCCGCACTGAAGGCGTACGTCGAGGAGCTGAATAACAAGAAACAGGAGGTGCACCATCTCACACAGGAGCTGGTCAACGTCAAGGAAAAGACGGCCAGCGAGAAACACACGCTCTCACTGCAGTTCCAGCAGCTGCAGGCGAAGTACATTCAGCTATCGAAGGAGCACGCGGCCACGCAGGATCATGGGTCGACGATCGCGCAACTCAACAACGAtctgcagctgctgcagcaAGAGCTGATGGCTAAGAGCCAGCTGCTCAATGAAAAACTACAGTCCGAGGAG GAGCTGATGAAGAAAAAGACTGAGTATGAAATTTTACTACACAACAGCGAAGAGCTCCTCAGACAACGGGTACAGA AACTGACTGCCTATGAGAATGAGTTGCACCAGCTGCGGCTAGAGTTGGGACAGAAGGATGAGCTGAGCAAGACCTGCCAGCAGCAGAGCTACGAAAACGAGCAGCTGAAGGCGGAGCTGCAGGCGAAGCAGAAGCAGGCGGTAGCGGCTGCATCGGCCGCGGCTGCCGCTGCCGTCGCCAACAGCCAGGCCGACGAAAGTAACCGGGTCGAGATCCGCAACCTCCAGAATGCCTTAGACTCCACCAAATCGAAGCTCGAGGTCTACCGGACCGAGCTGGTTGAGTGCAAGAGCCTGCTAACCGACTACAAGCAGCAGGCGAACGAGTTGAAGGCGAGAGAGGAGCAGCTGCAAAAACAGCTCGACGAACAGCGGCAGAAGAATGAC AACTTGCGTACCAAAAACTGGAAGTTGGTAGAGGCATTGCAAGATGCCGAACGACGGAGGGGTGCAGTGACAGCATCAAcggcgacaacgacgacggcggAGGCC GAACAGCAGCAGAAACTGCTAGCCAGCGCCGAGAAGCCGCCAGTGGACGTCGGTAAGATCGTGCTGGAGGAGCAGAACCGAACGAAGGACCTGCTCGTGAAACTGCTGCAGCCGACCGGCGTCGTGCCGGTCCTGCCCGTCGACGCGACCGACTTCCAGAGCTGGCTCGAGGCAACTGTCGGGTGCATCAAGGAGCGCCAggagcagctgcagcagcaaaagCACCACAAcaataccaccaccaccaccaccgccgcagGCAGTAACGGCAGTAGTAACACTAGTGGCAACGCCGCCGTCGCAAACAATAGCAACAGCGACAGCAGCAGTAGGAGTAGTAGCAGCAATATAATCGCAAATAATAATCTTAATACCAATAATAACACCGTTAATAATAGTTTACACGAGAATAGTAATGACGCGCACGATGGCGAGGTGCTGGGGGGTGGTGGTGACGCAAACAAGAACGGTGCCGCCGAAAGTGGCTCCGAGGACGACCAGCAGGCAATGGCGCTGCGCAACGAGCAGCTGCAGAAAACCGTAGACCAGTATAAGACTATCATAGCCGACACA GAAAATATGCTGAAAAACCTCGAGGCGAAGGTGATCGAGCAGGACATTCACTGGCGTTCGGTGGTGCAAGCGAAGGAGAAGGAACTCACCCTGCTCAAGTCGGCCGGTGCTGTCGTGCAGTAA
- the LOC131285675 gene encoding RAB6A-GEF complex partner protein 2: protein MIEINAKLLRDQSAVFMCGEVVECLIDFIHPSLPEHKISQSNSDILENLAWATVQLHCYCNASMNDRTGNDVAASRNVGGTTSLNASNQLKGEVLQSTEPKILFCDLRLSPGEAKQFLYRETVPLNTPPTYRGIRVKYYYKITIATQRLGSSVQALNIPIRVLPLPLPQSDLDEAITLNDESNEDLAPNNPFLEKRRPPSRIEYALHYLRGVTARRRPNFFMITNKWGKVGRFCLFKSAYKLGEDIVATIDFSCGTVKCVQLSVTLQCEEIELKAPAPGAVVAKVGDETVATEAGASEPNSTQPNGVGSSELERKKCISRVTNYSKHHEVCLGMLQTQVILPIPLHVTPTFRTDLVEVSWRLHFQFVTSTNPELSSESLIDRSAENEDELEWVAPTDIAIETMIWSLPITIYPTAPLQIPQPCGEYKLHIK from the exons atgatcgaaataAATGCAAAACTTTTGCGTGACCAAAGTGCAGTGTTCATGTGCGGTGAGGTGGTCGAATGTTTGATAGATTTTATCCATCCATCCCTCCCGGAGCACAAGATATCGCAGAGTAATAG TGATATTCTAGAGAATCTCGCATGGGCCACCGTTCAACTTCATTGCTACTGTAATGCGTCTATGAACGATCGAACTGGAAATGATGTCGCGGCAAGCAGAAACGTTGGAGGAACCACATCGCTCAACGCAAGCAACCAGCTGAAGGGAGAGGTTTTACAATCTACTGAACCGAAAATTCTTTTTTGTGACCTACGATTATCACCCGGAGAAGCCAAACAAT TTTTGTACCGCGAAACTGTCCCTCTAAACACACCTCCTACGTATCGTGGGATCCGAGTGAAGTATTACTATAAAATAACGATTGCCACGCAGCGATTGGGATCGAGCGTGCAGGCACTGAACATTCCAATCCGAGTGCTGCCTCTTCCCCTGCCCCAAAGCGACCTCGACGAGGCGATCACGCTAAACGATGAATCTAACGAAGACCTGGCACCCAACAATCCGTTCCTGGAGAAACGAAGACCACCGTCGCGGATCGAATACGCGCTACACTATCTACGAGGAGTTACAGCCCGGAGGCGGCCAAACTTTTTCATGATCACCAACAAATGGGGTAAAGTAGgtaggttttgtttgttcaaatCGGCCTACAAGCTGGGCGAGGATATTGTGGCCACCATCGACTTCAGCTGTGGGACGGTCAAATGTGTCCAACTATCCGTTACATTGCAATGCgaagaaattgaattgaaagctCCAGCGCCGGGTGCTGTAGTGGCCAAAGTGGGCGACGAAACCGTTGCCACCGAGGCTGGTGCATCTGAGCCAAATTCCACCCAACCAAATGGTGTCGGATCGAGCGAATTGGAACGGAAAAAGTGTATTTCTCGCGTGACAAACTACAGCAAACATCATGAGGTGTGCCTGGGCATGCTGCAAACGCAAGTCATTCTTCCCATTCCGTTACACGTAACACCCACCTTCCGAACTGACCTGGTTGAAGTCAGCTGGAGACTACATTTCCAGTTCGTCACAAGCACAAACCCCGAGCTTTCCAGTGAAAGTTTGATTGATCGATCGGCCGAGAATGAAGACGAGCTGGAATGGGTCGCTCCGACGGATATCGCCATCGAAACGATGATCTGGAGTCTTCCCATCACAATATACCCGACTGCACCACTGCAAATCCCACAACCCTGTGGAGAATATAAGCTTCATATTAAGTGA
- the LOC131284402 gene encoding RRP15-like protein — translation MMKVAKKVKATPLPAQESDSDSLSEDSSADEEFLSDGEYPMSEDESAGENNEESDDESKNMDESGEPTKWAKTMAKFLRKTTDAKILSKATSEAEIERKKKESSTYKFEVVGQERTVKKETSAKGQEDKPDDLQLAYELLRQKALLKKERRKDILGLRVRPTINDYERERTLRKVATKGTVQLFNAVRKQQKEVNRKLDEAGKLEYKREKVLKTLSKKEFLDALMNGPRAKSELVDNLVKKEEDEDVKSEVDSDEEPKSTWGPLRADFLTGKKSGWDKEYAEDERNVPDGLDDNMQSDSD, via the exons ATGATGAAGGTGGCCAAAAAAGTGAAAG CAACGCCGTTGCCTGCGCAGGAAAGTGATAGTGATTCCCTGTCCGAAGATAGCAGCGCCGATGAAGAGTTCTTGTCCGACGGCGAATACCCGATGTCCGAGGATGAAAGTGCAGGAGAAAACAATGAAGAAAGTGATGATGAATCGAAGAACATGGACGAGTCAGGAGAGCCAACCAAATGGGCTAAGACGATGGCAAAGTTCCTCCGTAAAACGACCGATGCGAAGATACTCTCCAAAGCCACCAGCGAGGCCGAAATTGAACGCAAGAAAAAGGAATCCTCGACGTACAAATTCGAAGTGGTGGGTCAGGAAAGAACAGTCAAAAAAGAAACGTCCGCTAAAGGCCAGGAAGATAAACCGGACGATTTACAACTAGCGTACGAACTATTACGGCAGAAAGCACTGCTTAAGAAGGAACGACGAAAGGATATCCTCGGTCTACGGGTTCGACCAACGATCAATGATTATGAGCGCGAAAGGACATTGCGGAAGGTGGCCACAAAAGGCACAGTGCAGCTGTTCAATGCCGTACGCAAGCAGCAAAAGGAAGTGAATAGAAAGCTCGATGAAGCCGGCAAGCTCGAATATAAGCgcgaaaaggtgcttaagactTTGAGTAAAAAGGAATTCCTTGATGCGCTAATGAACGGACCGAGAGCAAAATCGGAATTGGTAGATAACTTGGTGAAAaaggaggaggatgaggatgTTAAATCGGAAGTTGATTCGGATGAGGAACCCAAATCGACCTGGGGCCCCTTGCGGGCTGACTTTCTCACTGGGAAGAAATCAGGCTGGGACAAGGAATACGCAGAAGATGAACGAAATGTTCCCGATGGTTTGGACGATAATATGCAGTCGGACTCGGATTAG